A single region of the Chitinophaga niabensis genome encodes:
- the serC gene encoding 3-phosphoserine/phosphohydroxythreonine transaminase: MKVHNFNAGPSVLPNEVLYKASKALIDFDGSGMSILEIGHRTEPFVAVMEEARSLAKELMQLEDDYEVLFLHGGATTQFMQVPMNLLESGETAAYIDTGVWSNKAIKEAKQFGYVDVIASSKDSNYNHIPKQYTVPSQAKYLHITTNNTIYGTQWHTTPETDVPLIADMSSDILSRQMDFNRYALIYAGVQKNMGAAGATMVAVRKSILGKITRKVPTIMDYKLHIDNGSLLNTPPVFAVYISMLTLRWLKGQGGVAAIEKINNKKAALLYDEIDHNPLFRGNVAKEDRSKMNVTFTIDKPELEEEFLKFAKKEDIVGIKGHRLSGGFRASLYNALPLESVEAMVEAMKFFSLKKA, from the coding sequence CGACTTTGACGGTAGCGGGATGTCAATCCTTGAAATAGGACATCGCACGGAGCCATTTGTAGCCGTGATGGAAGAGGCGCGCAGTCTTGCCAAAGAGCTCATGCAGCTGGAGGACGACTACGAAGTGCTGTTCTTACACGGAGGTGCTACTACCCAGTTCATGCAGGTTCCGATGAACTTGCTGGAAAGCGGGGAAACAGCTGCTTACATCGACACCGGCGTATGGTCTAATAAAGCTATCAAAGAAGCTAAACAGTTTGGTTATGTAGATGTCATCGCCAGCTCCAAAGACAGTAATTATAATCACATCCCCAAGCAGTACACGGTTCCATCCCAGGCCAAATACCTGCATATCACTACCAACAATACCATTTATGGTACACAATGGCATACCACTCCGGAAACGGACGTGCCACTGATAGCTGATATGAGCAGTGATATCCTTAGCCGCCAGATGGACTTTAACCGTTATGCATTGATCTATGCCGGCGTGCAGAAGAACATGGGTGCAGCAGGTGCCACTATGGTAGCTGTCCGCAAAAGCATATTGGGCAAGATCACCCGCAAGGTCCCCACTATCATGGATTATAAGTTACATATTGACAACGGCTCGCTGCTCAACACCCCTCCGGTGTTTGCCGTATATATCTCCATGCTTACGCTCAGATGGCTGAAAGGCCAGGGTGGTGTGGCTGCTATTGAGAAGATCAATAACAAAAAAGCCGCATTGTTATATGATGAGATAGATCACAACCCGCTTTTCCGTGGTAATGTTGCCAAAGAAGACCGCAGCAAAATGAATGTGACCTTTACCATCGACAAACCTGAGCTGGAAGAGGAATTCCTCAAATTCGCCAAGAAAGAAGATATCGTTGGCATCAAAGGCCATCGCCTGTCTGGCGGTTTCCGCGCATCCCTTTACAATGCACTGCCCCTTGAAAGTGTGGAAGCCATGGTGGAAGCCATGAAGTTCTTCTCACTGAAGAAGGCATAA
- a CDS encoding tetratricopeptide repeat protein: MMEWQKAAKRWTLVLAGMLTFQWAAAQDNSELQTTARNFLRSGDYANAILVLNQAIQSAPDDIQLKQDLAFAYYLKGDYNRAYTVVSPLVDKKDADIHLFQIAGNIYQAKQDWKGAEKLYVRGLKKFPKSGELYNDYGDLLQNMKNFDGALRQWVKGIETDPNFPGNYYHAARSYLWTKEPIWAILYGETFINLESFTTRTAEVREIVLECYKKLFDDPAIFNSVPVETSDKKSKKGSKEAETGFMDSFKSVMAKQVSVIATGIEPESLIMLRTRFLLDWYNFYGVRYPYALFDFQRKLLKEGMFEAYNQWLFGPVSNQAEYKAWTNLHKAEYDSFSAFQRNHPLKLRDEEFYNTGRLATIK; this comes from the coding sequence ATGATGGAATGGCAAAAGGCTGCTAAAAGATGGACCCTTGTGCTGGCGGGAATGCTTACCTTTCAGTGGGCAGCCGCACAGGACAATAGTGAACTGCAAACCACTGCCCGCAACTTCCTGCGGAGCGGCGATTATGCCAATGCTATCCTGGTACTCAACCAGGCAATCCAGTCTGCGCCAGACGATATTCAATTGAAACAGGACCTCGCTTTTGCCTATTACCTGAAAGGTGATTACAACAGGGCATATACCGTAGTGTCTCCATTGGTAGATAAGAAAGATGCAGACATCCACCTCTTTCAGATAGCCGGTAATATATACCAGGCTAAGCAAGACTGGAAAGGAGCAGAGAAATTATATGTCAGGGGATTGAAGAAATTCCCCAAAAGCGGAGAGCTGTATAATGATTATGGCGACCTGCTGCAGAACATGAAGAATTTCGACGGCGCACTCCGTCAATGGGTGAAGGGCATCGAAACAGATCCCAACTTCCCCGGTAATTATTATCATGCCGCCCGCAGTTACCTGTGGACGAAAGAACCCATCTGGGCTATCCTCTACGGGGAAACTTTCATCAACCTTGAAAGCTTTACCACCCGTACAGCTGAAGTAAGGGAAATTGTGCTGGAATGTTATAAAAAATTATTCGATGACCCGGCTATCTTCAACAGTGTGCCGGTGGAAACATCAGATAAGAAAAGTAAAAAAGGCAGCAAGGAGGCAGAGACAGGTTTCATGGATAGTTTTAAAAGCGTGATGGCGAAACAGGTGAGTGTGATTGCCACCGGTATTGAGCCGGAATCGCTGATCATGTTACGTACGAGGTTCTTATTAGATTGGTATAATTTTTACGGTGTAAGATATCCATACGCACTGTTTGATTTTCAACGCAAGTTACTAAAGGAGGGTATGTTCGAGGCGTATAATCAATGGCTTTTCGGCCCTGTTTCCAACCAGGCAGAATATAAAGCATGGACCAACCTCCATAAAGCAGAATACGATTCCTTTTCTGCTTTTCAGCGGAATCATCCATTGAAGCTGAGGGACGAAGAATTTTACAATACCGGCAGACTGGCTACTATTAAGTAA
- a CDS encoding DUF1015 domain-containing protein — MAIIKPFRALRPQPALAKEVAARPYDVLNSKEAAEAAAGNPNSFYHVSKSEIDLPEGTDIHSEAVYAKAAENLQNLQTSGTLFHEEQPCYYIYKLVMDGRSQTGLVCASSIDDYNKGIIKKHEFTRPDKELDRINHITTTRAQTGNVFLAYNDVPELNTLISHWQQNQRPVYDFTAEDGISHTIWVVNEASVGDEITRLFAEKVPATYIADGHHRAASAALVQKASGEDINSDANLNYFLTTIFPASELAILDYNRLVKDLNGHSKEDFLSRLEYDFTVEAVGHHEQKPAMLHEITMYLDHTWYHLVAREGTYSADPIGILDVTILQNNILDKHLGIRDPRTDKRIDFVGGIRGLGELVKRVDSGEMQVAFALYPVTIQQLFDIADSGNVMPPKSTWFEPKLRDGLLTHLI; from the coding sequence ATGGCAATTATCAAACCTTTCCGGGCATTACGTCCGCAACCGGCGTTGGCAAAAGAGGTAGCCGCAAGGCCTTATGATGTATTAAATTCTAAAGAAGCAGCGGAAGCGGCAGCAGGAAATCCCAATTCCTTCTACCATGTTTCCAAATCTGAAATAGATCTGCCGGAAGGAACAGACATTCACAGTGAGGCGGTATATGCAAAAGCAGCTGAAAATCTTCAGAACCTGCAAACATCCGGCACTTTATTCCACGAAGAACAGCCATGTTATTATATCTATAAACTGGTGATGGACGGGCGCTCCCAAACAGGGCTGGTATGTGCTTCCTCTATTGATGACTATAATAAAGGCATCATTAAAAAGCATGAATTCACCCGGCCGGATAAAGAACTGGACCGTATCAATCATATCACCACCACCCGCGCCCAGACAGGGAACGTGTTCCTGGCCTATAATGATGTGCCGGAACTAAATACCCTAATCAGCCACTGGCAGCAAAACCAGCGGCCGGTATATGATTTCACGGCAGAAGATGGCATCAGCCACACCATCTGGGTAGTGAATGAAGCTTCTGTGGGAGACGAGATCACCCGTCTTTTTGCAGAAAAAGTACCCGCCACTTATATCGCGGATGGCCATCACCGTGCAGCTTCAGCCGCATTGGTACAAAAAGCCTCCGGCGAAGACATTAACAGCGATGCTAATCTGAACTACTTCCTGACCACCATCTTCCCGGCCAGCGAACTAGCGATCCTGGATTATAACCGCCTGGTGAAAGACCTGAACGGGCATAGCAAAGAGGACTTCCTATCCCGCCTGGAATATGATTTTACCGTGGAAGCTGTTGGCCATCATGAGCAAAAACCTGCCATGCTGCATGAGATCACCATGTACCTTGACCATACCTGGTACCACCTCGTTGCTAGGGAAGGAACTTACTCAGCAGACCCCATCGGGATCCTGGATGTGACCATCCTGCAGAACAATATCCTGGACAAACACCTGGGTATCCGTGATCCCCGTACAGACAAAAGGATCGACTTTGTAGGCGGTATCCGCGGACTGGGTGAGCTGGTGAAGAGAGTGGACAGTGGCGAGATGCAGGTAGCTTTTGCCCTTTACCCCGTAACCATTCAGCAACTTTTTGATATTGCAGACAGTGGTAATGTAATGCCTCCCAAATCCACCTGGTTTGAACCTAAGCTCAGGGACGGGCTGTTAACACATCTGATCTGA